From Achromobacter spanius, a single genomic window includes:
- a CDS encoding FecCD family ABC transporter permease: MTAQVLHADILRQHAARTRRRVLALALAGVALAACLAADVALGSTDFAFGDILRAVFAPDSVDPETAIIVWSLRLPYALLAVLVGAALSLAGAEMQTVLDNPLADPFTLGVSSAASLGAALAIVTGLHLPGVPAEWSLAANTFVFAFASVLLLQAVTRRGRRGKQTMVLFGISMVFTFNALVALLQYAANPEDLQQLVFWSMGSLALASWPKLQVLGVALLVMLPFSLRAAARLNVLRMGEDRARTLGIDTGRLRFGALLRISLLAATAVAFVGTIGFVGLVGPHIARMLIGEDHRYFLPASALTGAVLMSLASIASKAIVPGVILPVGIVTAMVGVPVFLWLIMRRSTNA, translated from the coding sequence ATGACGGCCCAGGTGCTGCACGCGGACATTCTGCGCCAGCACGCCGCGCGCACCCGGCGCCGTGTGCTGGCGCTCGCCCTGGCGGGGGTGGCGCTGGCCGCCTGCCTGGCGGCGGACGTGGCGCTGGGTTCCACCGACTTCGCATTCGGCGACATCCTGCGGGCGGTGTTTGCGCCGGACAGCGTCGATCCGGAAACGGCGATCATCGTCTGGTCGCTGCGCCTGCCCTACGCGCTGCTGGCCGTGCTGGTGGGCGCCGCATTGTCGCTGGCCGGCGCCGAGATGCAGACCGTGCTGGACAATCCGCTTGCTGACCCCTTCACGCTGGGCGTGTCCTCGGCCGCGTCGCTGGGCGCGGCGCTGGCCATCGTGACCGGCCTGCATCTGCCCGGCGTGCCGGCCGAATGGTCGCTGGCCGCCAACACCTTTGTGTTTGCCTTTGCCTCGGTGCTGCTGCTGCAGGCCGTTACGCGACGGGGTCGGCGCGGCAAGCAGACCATGGTGCTATTCGGCATTTCCATGGTGTTCACGTTCAATGCCCTGGTGGCGCTGCTGCAGTACGCGGCCAACCCCGAAGACCTGCAGCAGCTGGTGTTCTGGAGCATGGGCAGCCTGGCGCTTGCCAGCTGGCCGAAGCTGCAGGTGTTGGGCGTGGCGCTGCTGGTGATGCTGCCCTTTTCGCTTCGCGCCGCCGCGCGGCTGAACGTGTTGCGCATGGGCGAGGACCGTGCGCGCACGCTGGGCATCGATACCGGCAGGCTGCGCTTTGGCGCGCTGCTGCGCATCAGCCTGTTGGCCGCGACGGCCGTGGCGTTCGTGGGCACCATCGGATTCGTCGGCCTGGTGGGTCCGCACATTGCGCGCATGCTCATCGGCGAGGACCACCGTTACTTCCTGCCGGCCAGCGCGCTGACCGGCGCCGTGCTGATGTCGCTGGCGTCGATCGCCAGCAAGGCCATCGTGCCCGGCGTCATCCTGCCCGTGGGCATCGTCACGGCGATGGTCGGCGTACCGGTGTTCCTGTGGCTGATCATGCGACGGAGCACCAACGCATGA
- a CDS encoding FecR family protein — MARRRQKADPTEAAVDWMVLLRSGSATAADRGAFTAWRDADASHAEAWTRLQSAIPGLAPAADGAAAAARRNARDVLLLPPRRIVLKSLAGVGVLLGIGGTAANRLVPVGQLTADVYTGTAERKQIALPDHSILNLNARSAVDVDFSADRRLVRLRAGSVVVRVAPDPGRPFSVQTDDGLVTALGTQFLVRQDAGSTRVVVLEHEVAVVTAQGARLVLQAGEGADFDAARIKRTDVSQATGAEWMNGHLLVNRQPLSYVIGELQRYRRGVLRVSPAAAGIPVQGGFPLDDVNASLAGLADTLPITVRDFGGWLTLIDKR; from the coding sequence GTGGCGCGGCGACGCCAGAAGGCCGACCCGACCGAGGCGGCGGTGGACTGGATGGTGCTGCTGCGCTCGGGAAGCGCGACGGCCGCCGACCGCGGCGCCTTTACGGCGTGGCGCGATGCCGACGCCAGCCATGCCGAGGCGTGGACGCGCCTGCAATCGGCCATTCCGGGCCTGGCGCCCGCCGCCGATGGCGCCGCAGCCGCCGCCCGGCGCAACGCCCGCGACGTGCTGTTGCTGCCGCCGCGCCGCATCGTGCTCAAGTCGCTCGCCGGCGTGGGGGTACTGCTGGGCATCGGGGGCACGGCGGCCAATCGTCTGGTGCCAGTGGGGCAACTGACCGCGGACGTGTACACCGGCACCGCCGAACGCAAGCAGATCGCGCTGCCCGACCACAGCATCCTCAACCTGAACGCACGTTCGGCGGTGGACGTGGATTTCTCGGCAGACCGACGCCTGGTGCGGCTGCGTGCCGGCTCGGTGGTGGTGCGCGTCGCGCCGGATCCAGGCCGGCCTTTCTCGGTGCAGACCGACGATGGCCTGGTCACCGCGCTGGGCACGCAATTTCTGGTCCGCCAGGATGCGGGGTCCACGCGCGTCGTGGTTCTGGAACACGAGGTGGCCGTCGTCACCGCGCAGGGCGCGCGCCTCGTGCTGCAAGCGGGCGAAGGCGCGGACTTCGACGCAGCCCGCATCAAGCGCACCGATGTCTCGCAAGCCACCGGCGCGGAATGGATGAACGGCCACCTGCTGGTCAACCGGCAACCGCTGTCCTATGTGATCGGCGAACTGCAACGCTACCGCCGTGGCGTGCTGCGCGTCTCGCCCGCCGCGGCCGGCATTCCCGTGCAGGGCGGCTTCCCGCTTGACGACGTGAACGCCAGCCTGGCCGGGCTGGCAGACACCCTGCCCATCACCGTCCGCGATTTCGGCGGCTGGTTGACCCTGATCGATAAGCGCTGA
- a CDS encoding ABC transporter ATP-binding protein: protein MTAGFTGLRVRQLQAGYRGKPILQGLDLPDLLPGQVTALIGPNGAGKSTLLKAMAGLIPTRGELALNGQALAAMPPAQRAAHVGYMPQRLPDDLDITVLESLLSILRVGGLATTAAMSRALATLDRLGIAALAMQPLGSLSGGQRQMASLAQALATSPQVLLLDEPTSALDLRHQAAVMRTVRALAQAQCIVVAVLHDLNLAARWADRVVVLKAGALCASGTPREALTPAVLAGTYGVRARVEACSQGYLTVHADAALDEDAAA, encoded by the coding sequence ATGACGGCCGGCTTCACAGGACTGCGCGTACGCCAGTTGCAGGCCGGCTACCGCGGCAAGCCCATCCTGCAGGGGCTCGACCTGCCCGATCTGCTGCCGGGCCAGGTCACCGCGCTGATCGGCCCGAACGGCGCGGGCAAGAGCACGCTGCTCAAGGCCATGGCAGGCTTGATTCCGACGCGGGGCGAGCTGGCGCTCAACGGCCAGGCGCTGGCTGCCATGCCGCCTGCGCAGCGCGCCGCTCACGTCGGCTACATGCCGCAGCGCCTGCCCGACGACCTGGACATCACCGTGCTGGAAAGCCTGCTGAGCATCCTGCGGGTAGGCGGCCTGGCTACCACGGCCGCCATGTCGCGCGCCCTGGCCACGCTGGATCGGCTGGGTATCGCCGCGCTGGCGATGCAGCCGCTGGGCAGTCTGTCGGGCGGCCAACGGCAGATGGCGAGCCTGGCACAGGCCCTGGCCACTTCACCGCAGGTGCTGCTGCTGGACGAACCCACAAGCGCGCTCGACCTGCGCCATCAGGCGGCCGTGATGCGCACGGTGCGCGCGTTGGCGCAGGCGCAGTGCATCGTCGTCGCGGTGCTGCACGACTTGAACCTGGCGGCACGTTGGGCCGATCGTGTCGTGGTGCTGAAGGCAGGCGCGCTATGCGCCAGCGGCACGCCGCGCGAGGCGCTCACGCCAGCGGTGCTGGCCGGCACGTATGGCGTGCGTGCGCGCGTCGAGGCGTGCTCGCAGGGATATCTGACCGTGCACGCGGACGCGGCGCTGGATGAGGACGCCGCGGCATGA
- the selD gene encoding selenide, water dikinase SelD, with protein MTQDVASTNAPRLTSLSHGGGCGCKIAPGVLSALLARFGPAASYPNLLVGTETADDAAVYRLNDEQALIATTDFFMPIVDDPFDFGRIAATNALSDVYAMGGTPIMALAIVGMPINVLPHGVIAEILKGGESVCADAGIPVAGGHSIDSVEPIYGLAAMGLVHPDRIKRNADARAGDVLILGKGLGVGILSAALKKNLLDVDGYRVMIDTTTRLNRPGPALAALDGVHAITDVTGFGLLGHALEMARGAKLTARVRLDALPWLPGVQGFAADGVITGASGRNWTSYGESVRLGAGVSDTQRALLTDPQTSGGLLVSCAPEAADAVLAIFHGQGFGQAVVIGEMAAGPAQVVVD; from the coding sequence ATGACCCAGGATGTTGCGTCCACAAACGCGCCGCGCTTGACCTCGCTATCGCATGGCGGCGGCTGCGGCTGCAAGATTGCGCCGGGTGTGCTGTCGGCGCTGCTGGCGCGGTTCGGCCCCGCCGCCAGCTATCCCAACCTGCTGGTGGGCACGGAAACCGCGGATGATGCAGCGGTGTACCGGCTGAACGACGAGCAGGCGCTCATCGCCACGACCGACTTCTTCATGCCCATCGTGGACGATCCCTTCGACTTCGGCCGCATCGCCGCGACGAACGCGCTATCGGATGTGTACGCGATGGGCGGCACGCCGATCATGGCGCTGGCGATCGTCGGCATGCCGATCAACGTGCTGCCGCACGGCGTGATCGCCGAGATCCTGAAGGGCGGCGAATCGGTCTGTGCGGACGCGGGCATTCCGGTGGCGGGCGGCCACAGCATTGATTCGGTGGAACCCATCTATGGCCTGGCCGCGATGGGCCTGGTGCATCCGGACCGCATCAAGCGCAATGCGGACGCGCGCGCCGGCGATGTGCTGATCTTGGGCAAGGGCCTGGGGGTGGGCATCCTGTCGGCCGCGCTCAAGAAGAATCTGCTGGACGTGGACGGTTACCGCGTCATGATCGACACGACGACACGCCTGAATCGTCCCGGTCCCGCGCTGGCTGCGCTGGACGGGGTGCACGCGATCACGGACGTGACGGGCTTTGGCCTGTTGGGCCATGCGCTGGAGATGGCGCGCGGCGCGAAGCTGACCGCCCGCGTGCGGCTGGATGCGTTGCCATGGCTGCCGGGCGTGCAGGGGTTCGCGGCAGACGGCGTGATCACGGGCGCGTCCGGCCGCAACTGGACGTCGTACGGCGAATCGGTGCGCCTCGGCGCCGGGGTGTCAGACACCCAGCGGGCGTTGCTGACCGATCCGCAAACCTCGGGCGGCCTGCTGGTATCGTGCGCGCCGGAGGCCGCCGATGCGGTGCTCGCGATCTTCCACGGACAGGGCTTCGGCCAGGCCGTCGTGATCGGCGAGATGGCTGCCGGTCCGGCGCAGGTCGTGGTGGACTGA
- a CDS encoding TonB-dependent siderophore receptor has translation MTRPQEPRLRRFGLAILSAALLLAWNGLQTASAQSAPADSAPQAGAGLYTFSIPAGSLAETLNRISLATGRVVSVNPQAVEGKSAPAIEGPLSAEAAVQRALAGSGLEAVVTPSRAITVRPAAGAGQAATLAPVTVTGSYRHPAVTEGTRSYTTTAVSIGKSERSLREVPQSISVLTRQRMDDQNVTTLGQAMDYVTGVVSQPTGTGIVNIESRGFQINQYLVDGLPFAGGQGMWGSSIMDLGIYDRVEVWRGPTGLLEGAAEPSGTINLVRKRARAEPGFQGAASVGSWDRYRVELDGTGALNDTGTLRARGVMIYDDAGSHLHRVYADRRTLYGTVEYDFTPNTTLSVGGTYQEGDSLVFVGLPQYADGRNIDVPRSTFLGSTDSTKHDNGMSLFAELEHRFDNGGLFRLNASQAVRRTWLNRYMTHSYIDPVTDEVTIRAARQRSRQENQGFDAYFSVPVQGWGLTHEITAGANYQVYRGGNPQGDFIAYRQNIHNPDLSGLDSLPDVGEIPRTKTTQYGVYTQARIKPVQPLTVLLGGRYAWWESRNPDDAAVNQSIKGEFVPYAGLVLDLDDNHSVYASYSRIFSPQTEELASGGFLKPRIGQQYEVGIKGEYLNGALNTHMALFRIDDRNRAIADPDNEDYSLPAGHVRSQGFEAEISGRMTPQWELTAGYAYTATKFRSGEDNEVGQPYNSAYPRHNFSLWSKYRFGEGPLNRFSVGGGMRWLSEQYIQRGAVRWNQPAYALVDLQLGYEVRPGMNMSLTVYNLFDKTYFKKVSGHEFRQTYFGEPRSVMLTMRGTF, from the coding sequence ATGACCCGCCCCCAAGAGCCTCGCCTGCGCCGCTTCGGCCTGGCCATCTTGAGCGCTGCGCTGCTGCTGGCCTGGAACGGCCTGCAGACGGCATCCGCCCAATCCGCCCCGGCGGACTCCGCCCCGCAAGCCGGCGCCGGCTTATACACCTTCTCGATCCCCGCCGGTTCCCTGGCCGAGACGTTGAACCGCATCTCGCTGGCGACCGGGCGCGTGGTGTCGGTCAACCCGCAGGCCGTGGAAGGCAAATCGGCGCCCGCGATCGAAGGGCCGCTCAGCGCGGAAGCCGCCGTGCAGCGCGCGCTGGCGGGCAGCGGACTGGAAGCCGTCGTCACCCCCAGCCGCGCCATCACGGTGCGGCCGGCGGCCGGCGCGGGCCAGGCGGCCACGCTGGCGCCAGTCACCGTGACGGGTTCCTACCGGCATCCCGCCGTCACGGAAGGCACGCGGTCCTACACCACCACGGCGGTCAGCATCGGCAAGTCCGAGCGGTCGCTGCGCGAGGTGCCGCAATCCATTTCGGTGCTGACGCGCCAGCGCATGGACGACCAGAACGTCACCACGCTGGGCCAGGCCATGGACTACGTCACCGGCGTGGTGTCGCAACCCACGGGCACCGGCATCGTCAACATCGAATCGCGCGGCTTCCAGATAAACCAGTATCTGGTCGATGGCCTGCCCTTTGCGGGCGGCCAGGGCATGTGGGGCAGCTCGATCATGGATCTGGGCATCTACGACCGCGTCGAGGTCTGGCGAGGCCCCACCGGCCTGCTGGAAGGCGCGGCCGAGCCCAGCGGCACCATCAACCTGGTGCGCAAGCGGGCACGCGCCGAACCCGGTTTTCAGGGCGCGGCAAGCGTGGGCTCGTGGGACCGCTACCGCGTCGAACTGGACGGCACCGGCGCATTGAACGACACCGGCACCCTGCGCGCGCGCGGCGTGATGATCTACGACGACGCGGGTAGCCACCTGCACCGCGTGTATGCCGACCGCCGCACCCTGTACGGCACCGTGGAATACGACTTCACGCCGAACACCACGCTGTCGGTGGGCGGCACCTACCAGGAGGGCGATTCGCTGGTTTTCGTGGGCCTGCCGCAGTACGCCGACGGCCGCAACATCGACGTGCCGCGTTCGACCTTTCTGGGTTCGACGGACTCGACCAAGCACGACAACGGCATGAGCCTGTTTGCCGAGCTGGAGCATCGCTTCGACAACGGCGGCCTGTTCAGGCTGAACGCCAGCCAGGCGGTGCGCCGCACCTGGCTGAACCGCTACATGACGCACAGCTACATCGACCCGGTCACGGACGAGGTCACGATCCGCGCGGCGCGCCAACGCTCCCGCCAGGAGAACCAGGGCTTCGACGCGTACTTCAGCGTGCCGGTGCAAGGTTGGGGATTGACCCACGAGATCACAGCCGGCGCGAACTATCAGGTCTATCGCGGCGGCAATCCGCAGGGCGACTTCATTGCCTACCGGCAGAACATCCACAATCCGGACCTGAGCGGGCTGGACAGCCTGCCGGACGTCGGCGAGATTCCGCGCACCAAGACCACGCAGTACGGCGTCTACACGCAGGCCCGCATCAAGCCGGTGCAGCCGCTGACCGTGCTGCTGGGCGGCCGCTACGCCTGGTGGGAAAGCCGCAACCCGGACGATGCCGCCGTCAACCAGTCCATCAAGGGCGAGTTCGTGCCTTATGCGGGGCTGGTGCTGGACCTGGACGACAACCATTCCGTCTATGCCAGCTACAGCCGCATCTTCAGCCCGCAGACCGAAGAGCTGGCCTCGGGCGGCTTTCTCAAGCCGCGCATCGGGCAGCAGTACGAAGTCGGCATCAAGGGGGAGTACCTGAATGGCGCGCTGAACACGCACATGGCGCTGTTCCGGATCGACGACCGCAACCGCGCCATCGCCGATCCCGACAACGAAGACTACTCGCTGCCTGCCGGTCACGTGCGCAGCCAGGGCTTCGAGGCCGAGATCAGCGGCCGCATGACCCCGCAGTGGGAACTGACGGCGGGCTATGCCTACACCGCCACGAAGTTCCGCAGCGGCGAGGACAACGAAGTGGGACAGCCCTACAACTCGGCCTACCCGCGCCACAACTTTTCGCTGTGGAGCAAGTACCGGTTTGGCGAGGGTCCGTTGAACCGGTTCTCGGTGGGCGGCGGGATGCGCTGGCTTAGCGAGCAGTACATCCAGCGCGGCGCGGTGCGCTGGAACCAGCCGGCCTATGCCCTGGTCGATCTGCAACTGGGCTATGAGGTCCGCCCGGGCATGAACATGAGCCTGACCGTCTACAACCTGTTCGACAAGACGTACTTCAAGAAGGTGTCCGGTCATGAGTTCCGGCAGACCTACTTTGGCGAACCGCGCTCGGTGATGCTGACGATGCGCGGCACGTTCTGA
- a CDS encoding sigma-70 family RNA polymerase sigma factor translates to MSVTVDPGRQHALHGLYADNHHWLVDLLLRRLRHRGDAQDLASETFLQIVASPDDPRGIREPRAYLTCIAKRLAYRLYRRRDLERAYLDRIALMAPDHAPSAEQCAIELEAILRIDAKLYGLPPDVRAAFLYSVFDELGYDDIAARLRISTRTVARHVKRALLHCLAGDR, encoded by the coding sequence ATGTCCGTCACTGTCGATCCCGGCCGCCAGCACGCGCTGCATGGCCTCTATGCAGACAATCACCACTGGCTCGTCGATCTGCTGCTGCGGCGGCTGCGTCATCGCGGCGACGCGCAGGACCTTGCGTCCGAGACCTTCCTGCAGATCGTGGCCTCGCCGGACGATCCGCGCGGCATCCGCGAGCCGCGCGCCTACCTCACCTGCATCGCCAAACGGCTGGCCTACCGGCTGTACCGCCGGCGCGATCTGGAGCGCGCGTACCTGGACCGCATCGCGCTGATGGCGCCGGACCACGCGCCGTCGGCGGAACAATGCGCGATCGAACTTGAAGCCATCCTGCGCATCGACGCCAAGCTGTACGGCCTGCCGCCGGACGTGCGCGCGGCGTTCCTGTACAGCGTGTTCGACGAGCTCGGCTATGACGACATCGCGGCACGGTTGCGGATTTCCACGCGCACCGTGGCGCGTCACGTCAAACGCGCGCTGCTGCACTGCCTGGCGGGAGACCGTTAG
- a CDS encoding TlpA disulfide reductase family protein: MISRRRLLQTGLSLAALPAWAGAANNATNSATNSAAGNAANGAATNTATLKAATGPDWVAWTGPTPPLVLPDMGGREQKLSAWRGSVVIVSFWATWCEPCRDELPVLSTMAKRHREEGLRLVAVNVGEAPAKISAFLKKTPINGTVLHDRNSAASKKWDAAALPANFLVDRVGAIRYWHLGELDWKSHTVGGVVTRMLRS, from the coding sequence TTGATCAGCCGCCGCCGCCTCCTGCAAACCGGTCTGTCGCTTGCGGCGCTGCCCGCGTGGGCCGGTGCTGCGAATAACGCGACAAACAGTGCGACAAATAGCGCTGCCGGTAACGCCGCGAATGGGGCGGCCACCAACACCGCCACATTGAAAGCCGCCACCGGCCCCGACTGGGTCGCGTGGACCGGCCCCACCCCGCCGCTCGTCCTTCCAGACATGGGGGGCCGCGAGCAAAAGCTTTCGGCGTGGCGCGGCAGCGTCGTCATCGTCAGCTTCTGGGCCACGTGGTGCGAACCGTGCCGCGACGAACTCCCCGTTCTGTCCACCATGGCCAAACGGCATCGCGAAGAAGGCCTGCGCCTTGTCGCCGTCAACGTCGGCGAAGCGCCCGCCAAAATCTCGGCCTTCCTGAAAAAAACCCCCATCAACGGCACGGTCCTGCACGACCGCAACAGCGCCGCGTCAAAAAAATGGGACGCCGCCGCACTGCCCGCCAACTTCCTCGTCGACCGCGTCGGCGCGATCCGGTATTGGCATCTGGGCGAGCTGGACTGGAAGTCGCACACGGTAGGCGGTGTGGTCACGCGCATGCTGCGCAGTTGA